From Pseudomonas fluorescens:
CGGTGTTATCCAGGGTTCGAGTGTGAGAATCCTCATTTATCTTCTGTTCGCGATCCAACTGGTCTCCATGGGCGCGATGGAAATGAGCGGGCCGTTCTGGCCCGTGCACCTGCGTGGGCTGGCCTCTTCGGAGTCGGTGTTCAGCTTCGCCAGCATCGCCGTGTACGTCGGGCCGATGCTGGGCATCATGGTGACCAGTGCGTTCTGGGGGCGTATCGGTGATCGACACGGGCATAAATTGATGATGATCCGCGCACTCGCAGGGTTGTCCTTGACCCAGCTCGGGTTGGCGTTTTCCACTGATATCTGGGTCATCTTGGTCCTGCGTTTCCTGCAAGGTGCGTTTGCCGGCTATATCGCCCCTGCGCAAGCGTATGGGGTCAGTATCGAAGCGCCGTCACGGCGGGCCCGGCTGTTTGCGATTTTGCAGATATCGACAAATGTCGGCTCATTGCTGGGCGCGGTCGTTGGCGGCTTGATCCTCGATTACGCGACGTTCTTCTGGATCAATATCGTCGCCTCTGCACTCTGTGCCGTGTGTACCCTGATAGCCGCCGTGACCTTGCCGAACGTTCCCCCAGTGCCCAAAAAACCGGCGGCGACTTCCGCCCCGCCTGCCTCGGGCACCAGCAGGGTATGGCGCGACTTTCCGCAGTTGTCTCTGCTGTGCGTCATGGGGATTCTGCTGCTGGCGCGCATGCTGCCCCAGACCTCGTTCTCGCTGTATGTCAGCGCGACATTCGAGGTCAGTCACTCAGTGGTTGGCCTGTGCTATGGCCTGCTGGCACTGGGCTTCATCCTCTCGGCGAGCGCCTGGTCGCGCTACTTTGAGCACCGGTCTCAAGCACAAACGCTGCAGCGCATCACCTACATCGTCGTCGGTTGTATCGGGTTAACCGCCGTGGCGGGATTTACGCGCAATCCCGGCATATTTGTCGTCGCCTACTTTGTTTGGGGGGTACTGCTGGGCGCGACCACCCCCGTGCTGATGGCGTTGATCTCGAAAACCGCCGACAGCTCGCGCCAAGGCTACGTATTGGGTATCGCCCAAAGTACCGCGCAATTCGCTTCGATTGCCGGCATCTCCATCGGTGGCTTGCTCAACCAGGTCTACGGCCTGCAATACACCTATCTTTTCGTGTGCCTGGCCTATGCGGTAGCGCTGATGCCGATGCTGGCGTTGCGGTACAGATCGGCGGCCACGCGCTCCAGCCTTGTTGCAGACAGCAACTGAACAAGGAACTGCATGCGTGCCGACACACCCGCTGTCGAACACCTGATCCATTTCAACAACACCGGCGCGGCGCTGATGCGTGACGCTTCACACTACAGCACCGAAGCTGAAATCGATGGGTTGATTGACGCCTTGACGCGCCTGCCATGCGCCGGATTGACCGAAGATGATCGCGCTTGCGTTCCAGTCGCTTAGTCAACTAGCATTGGGAATACTTCTCAATAACATAAAACCTGCCGCCATGAGCGAAACCCTCTCCGCCAACCACCCCAACCGTCTGCGCGCAATCGAGGCCCTGTACAGCGGGCACCACGGCTGGCTGTATGCCACGCTGAAGAGAAAGCTGGGTAACGCCATGGATGCGGCGGATTTGGCGCAGGACACCTTCACCCGGATCCTGGCATCACAGGTCACGGTGATTGACCAGCCACGGGCGTACTTGAGCTGCGTGGCCAAGGGTATCCTGATCAACTGGTACCAGCGCAAGGCACTGGAACGCGCCTACCTGGAGGCACTGGCGAATGTGCCCGCCCACGAAGCGCCGTCGCCCGAGACGCACTTTCTGGTGCTGGAAACCCTGCACGAAATCGACGCCATGCTCGATACCCTGGCGCCGCAGGTCAAACGCGCATTCCTGCTGTCGCAGATCAACGGCCTCAAGTACGACGACATCGCCGAGCAACTGGGTGTATCGCTGATCACCGTCAAGCGCTACATGAAACAGGCTTTCGTACAATGCCTGATGCTGGTGGAGTGAATGCTCGGTCTGCGCAAGGAGCCGCCGCTGGACCCGCAGGTACTCGAAGAAGCCGCCGAGTGGCTGATGCGCTTGAGCGAGCGCGAACTGACGGACCACGAACGCGCCGAATGGGAACGCTGGAAGATCAGCACCCCCGAGCGTAACCGCGCGTGGTCACGGGCAACATTGCTGCAGAGCAAGTTCGGCGGTTTACCACCCTCCCTGGCGATGTCGGCCCTCGATCGACCGAACAGCCCGGAACGCCGCGCCCTGCTGGGCAAACTGGCGCTCCTGTTGGCGGTGGTGCCGGTGAGTTGGGGCGGTTGGAAGCTGGCACAATCGCAGCAATGGTCAGCGGGCTACCGCACCGATGTTGGCCAGCGTCGCGAACTTACCCTGGCCGATGGTTCGCACCTCACCCTGAACACCGATACCGCCATCGACGTCGTGTTCGACGACCGCCAACGGCTTATTCACTTGCGCGAAGGCGAAATCCTGGTGCAAACCGCGGTCGACACGCCCCCCCTGCCCCGGCCGTTCCTGATCAGCACCCGCCAAGGCCGCATGCAAGCCCTGGGCACGCGCTTTACTGTACGTGAGTCAAGCCCGCGCACTCACCTGGCGGTACTCGATGGCGCGGTAAAAGTGACGCTGGCCGATAACAGCCAGGCGGCCCCGCTGATCGTCAATGCCGGGCAGCGTACCGACTTTTCCGCGCAGACGTTTGGTTCGCTGACGCAGGCTGACCGCTACGCCGGTTCATGGGCCCAAGGCATGTTGATGGCCGACAGGATGCGCCTGGCCGACTTCGTCGCTGAACTGGCGCGCTACCGCCGAGGCTTCATACGCTGCGATCCGGCCATTGCCGACCTGCGCGTTTCCGGCGCTTTCCCGATCAGCGATACCGATCGCACCTTGAATATGCTGGTGCAGACTTACCCCGTGCTGGTGACCGGGCATTTGCGCGGTTATTGGGTGACCTTGTCTCCCGCCTGACCGTGCGCAAAATAAACGGTGGCCGGGTGATACTTTTTCCACTCTCGGCTGGCAAAGGTAGGAACAGCCTTTTTCTCTTGTCCTTTGGGTCATCCTTTCATGCTCGTAGCACGGCCCCTGCGTCCGGCCCGTCCGTTCAAACCCATGGTCCACGGCGCAGTACTCAGCGTGCTGCTGGCCTGGTCCGTGTGCGCGCTGGCTTCAGCGGCGGTGCCGGTGCAATTGGATTCGGTCGCGGTGCGTGCTTACCACATTGCCCCAGGCCCGCTCGGTGCAACGCTCTCGAACTTTGCCGTGGACGCCGGCATTGCCCTGTCATTCGAACCGTCGATCACGCAAGGCCTGACCAGCCCTGAGCTGAGCGGCACCTATTCGACACAGGCAGCCGTCACCCGCCTGCTGGACGGCAGTGGCCTGGCGATGGTGTTGCGCAGCGACGGCAGCTACACCCTGGTCCAACGCACGGTCACGTTGTCGGCCACCACCGTGACGGCCCCGGAAAAACCCGGCAGCAGCAGCCTGCCACCCGTGTACTCGGGTGGCCAGGTGGCCACCGGCGGGCGCCTCGGCTTACTCGGCAATACGGACGTGATGGACGCCCCCTTCAGCGTCAGCACCTATACCGCAGCCCTGATAAAGGACCAGCAAGCAACAACCGTGGGTGATGTGCTCGAACGCGACTCCTCGGTTCGCGCTACCGGCCAGGCAGGCGGGATTGTCGACTCCTTCTTCATCCGTGGTTTTCCAGTGGGCGAAGGCAACCTCGGCGAACTCGCGTTCGATGGGGTGTACGGCGTGGCCTCCAATTACCGCGTATTTACCGACTACGCCGAGCGCATCGAGGTGGTCAAGGGCCCCGGCGCCCTGCTCTACGGCATGTCGCCCAACAGCGCTGTCGGCGGCGTCATCAACGTAGTGCCCAAGCGTTCCCTGGACGAGGACCTGACGCGAGTGACCGCCAGTTACGCCCAGGACTTTCAACTCGGCACTCACCTCGACGTGAGCCGGCGGTTTGGCGAAGATCGGCGATTCGGGGTGCGCGTCAATGGGCGTCTACAAGCAGGTGATACCGCGATCGATGAGCAATCGCGGGATGTCGGGGTCGGTGCCATCGCCTTGGATTACCAGGGTGATCGCCTGCGTACCACCTTGGACCTGATCACCCAAAAGGAACAATTCGACGCGGCCTCACGCCCGTTCCTGATTGCAGACGGTGTGCCGATTCCCCCTGCCGCCAACGGGCGTACCAACGTGAGCCAGGCGTGGGGCTGGTCGAAAACCCTGGATGAATCGGCACTGCTGGGCGGCGAATATGACCTCAGCGACGCACTGACCCTGTTCGGCCATGCCGGCGGTGGGAAGTCTGATGTGGCACGCCTGTCCGACCAGACCCCGACCATCATCAACAGCGCCGGCGACACCTCGTCGACGCCCGGCTACTACAAGTTCAAGGTACGACGCTACACGGTCGACGTCGGTGCCCGACTGCGTTTCGACACTGGGCCGATCAGCCACAGCAGCACGCTGCAAGTCACCCGCTACCGCGATGAATTGTCGCGCGGCATCATTTCCAGCACGCCCATCCTGTCGAACATTTACCAGCCGATCGAGCGCCCCAAGGTTGACATCGCAACGCCAGCGACGCCGAAAGTCTCGGCAACCGAATTGTCCGGGGTAGCTGTTGCCGACACCTTGTCGATACTCGACCAACGCGTCCAAGTCACTGCGGGCCTGCGCAAGCAGAGCATTCGCTCCAACAACTACAACACCGCCGGCGCCGTAACCACCGCTTACGACGACGGCAAGACTACGCCGCTGTTCGGGCTGGTTGTACGGCCCTGGGAGCGGGTGTCGTTCTATTACAACTACCTCGAAGGCTTGAGCAAGGGCGATATCGCCCCGGCCACGGCCTCGAACGCAGGCCAGGTCTTTGCCCCCTACGTCTCACGCCAGCATGAAGTCGGGGTCAAACTCGACTACGGCACGGTCATGTCCACCCTTGCGTTGTTCCAGATTACGAAACCTAGCGGCGAGCTGTCAGGCGGTGCCTTTTCGGTCCAAGGCGAACAGCGCAATCGTGGACTGGAACTGAATGTCTCCGGCGAGGCCGGCCCAGGTACGCGCCTGCTCGGCGGCGTGACCCTGCTGGACGCACAACTGACCGAAACAGGCGTGGCGGCCAACAGAGGCAACAAGCCGATTGGCGTGCCCAATGTCCAGGCCAACCTCTGGGCCGAATGGGATGTGCCGCAGGTCGAGGGGCTGACGCTGACCAGCGGAGCCTTGTACACCGCCAGCCAATACGTGGACCAGGCCAACACGCAGGCGCTGGATCCGTGGACACGCTTCGACGTCGGTGCGCGCTACAGCACCCGCATCGCCCAGCGCCCGACGATATTGCGCGTCACCGTCCAGAACGTGTTCGACCGCGAGTATTGGTCGGGCGTGGCCTCCTATGGCGCGTTCTCTCAAGGTTCACCACGTACCGTTCTACTGTCGACCTCGGTCGATTTCTGAAACCTTCGGTGCCGTTCGGCAAGTTGAATCGCCCCCCGGCCCGGCCACAGCAAAGGCTCTAACCATGGGTACCATTGTTCGACGCAGCTACGCCATTGCCGCGCTGCTATTCGCTGGATTGGCAGGCTGGTCACTGGCTTCAACAGCGGCCGAGCCGGATACAGCGCGCAGCACCGTCACCGATTTGCTCGGGCGCGAGATCAAGGTGCACCTGCCGGTCAGGCGAGTCATTCTCGGTGAGGGCCGCCAGTTGTACCTGGTCGCCGCGTTGGATACGCAAAACCCCATTGAACGTATCGTCGGCTGGCGCAAGGATTTGATCCAGTCCGACCCTGACACCTATGGCGCTTATCTGCGTAAGTTTCCCGCCATCGCCAAAATCCCCACGTTTGGCGGTTTCGAAGAGGGTACCTTCGACATCGAGCAGGCCATCTCCCTGCATCCCGATGTGATCATCCTCAACATCGAGGCCCAGCACGCCACCGAGGATGCCCGCTACATCGAGAAACTCGACGCCTTGGGGATTCCCGTGGTGTACGTCGACTTTCGCAACCACCCCATGCAGAACACCGAGCCCACCATGCGCCTGTTCGGCCAGCTATTTGGCAAAGAAGCGCGCGCCGAAGCGTTCATCGATTTTCGCAACCAGCAGATCCGCCGCGTCACCGACGTCATCAAAGCGCAGCACCCTTCGCGCCCGCGCGTGTTCATCGAGCGCATAGGCGGCTACACCGAAGATTGTTGCCTGAGTTTCGGCAATGAAAACTTTGGTCTTTTCGTCGACATGGCCGGCGGTGACAACATTGCCAGGAACATCATCCCCAGCACCTTCGGCCAGTTGAACCCCGAGCAGGTGATCGTCGCCAACCCGCAACACGTGGTGGTCACCAGCGCGAATTGGGAAGCCTTTGCTCCCGGTGGCCGTTGGGTCGGTGTCGGCCCCGGCGCCGACATGGCACAAGCCCGGCGCAAGCTGGCGTGGTATACCCAGCGTCCGGCCTATGCCGGGATCAAGGCGCAGGATGACCAGGCATTCCACGCCATCTGGCATCAGTTCTACAACAGCCCTTATCAATTTGTGGCCATCCAGCAATTGGCCAAATGGTTTCATCCGACACTGTTTACCGACCTGGACCCTGACGCTTCGTTTCGCGAGTTGCACGAGCGATTCCTGCCAGTGCCCTATGAGCCGGGTTACTTCGTGAGCCTCAAGCCATGACGGCGGTGATCCAGCGCGACACCTACAGGCGCCTGGTCCTGCGCAAACGCCTGATCCTCGGCGCCCTGGCCCTGCTGTTGATGGGCAGCGTGCTACTCGACCTGGCGCTGGGCCCGGCGAGCTACAGCTTCAGCGACGTCCTGGGCGCGCTGATCGCGCCGGACAGTGCCCCCGCGCAGATTCGCGTAGTGATGTGGGATATCCGCCTGCCGATCGCCCTGATGGCGGTGGCGGTGGGCGCGGCGTTGTCATTGGCCGGGGCCCAGATGCAGACCATCCTCAACAACCCGCTGGCCAGCCCCTTCACCCTGGGCATTTCTGCCGCCGCCAGTTTTGGCGCGGCCATGGGGCTGGCGTTTGGTGTGGCACTGTTTCCATTGGCCGCGCAGTACATGGTGCCGCTGAACGCGTTCATCATGGCCATGCTCTCGGCGTTGCTGATTCACTTCCTGAGCATGCGTCGCGGGGTCACCGCGGAAACCATCGTGCTGCTGGGTATCGCCCTCGTGTTCACGTTTAACGCGTTATTGGCCCTGGTGCAGTTTTTCGCCACCGAACAAGCCGTGGCAGCCGTGGTGTTCTGGACCATGGGCAGCTTGACCAAAGCCACCTGGCCGAAACTTGGGGTGATCTGCCTGGTGATCGTGATCACCCTGCCGATCTTTGCCAAACGCGCCTGGGCCCTGACCGCGCTGCGACTGGGCGACGATAAGGCCGCCAGTTTCGGGATCAACGTACGCAGCCTGCGCTTTCAAACGTTGATCATGGTCAGCCTGCTCGCCTCGTTCCCCGTGGCCTTTGTTGGCACCATCGGCTTTATCGGGCTGGTCGGCCCGCATATTGCGCGGATGTTGATCGGCGAGGATCAGCGCTTCTTCCTGCCGGCCTCACTGCTGACCGGCGCACTGATTCTGTCCGCCAGTTCGGTGGTGAGCAAAACCCTGATCCCGGGCGCGATCTTCCCGATCGGGGTCGTCACGTCATTGATCGGCGTGCCGTTCTTCATATCTCTGATCCTCAGCGGGAAGAAAAACGCATGGTGAAGATTCAGTTGCAAGACCTGGGTGCCCGCTATGGCCAGCGCACGATTATCCGTGGCGTTACCACTGCCGCGTTCACCGGCGGCCAGGTAGTCGCGGTGGTGGGGCCCAATGCGGCGGGCAAGTCCACCCTGTTCAAACGCATGGCCGGGCTGATCGACGGGCCTGGCCAGGTGATCCTGCAGGACTCGAAAAAGGGCCAGCAAGGCATCTGCTACATGCCCCAGGGCTTGAATGCCAGTGCGCGGTTGACGGTCTACGAATCGGTGCTCCTGGCCCGCAAGCAACTGTCGCCGCAATGGACCGTCCACGATGACGAGCTGAAGCGGGTGGACGAGATGCTCGACGCCCTTGGCATCAGCGACTTGTCCTTTCAAAACCTGGGCGAACTCAGTGGGGGCCAACAGCAACTGGTGTCCATCGCCCAGACATTGGTGCGCGAACCGGAAATCCTGTTGATGGACGAACCCACCAGCGCCCTCGATATGCATCGCCAGGTGCAAGTGCTGAAATTCATGGGCGCCTTGACCCGTAAACAGCAGGTCATTGTGTTTATCGCCCTGCATGACCTGAACCAGGCTTTGCACTTTGCCGATCAGGTATTGGTGATTGCCGACGGCACCGCCCAGGGCAGCGGCGCGAGTCATGAGGTGATCACCGAACGCATGCTGCGCGAGGTGTACCAGGTTGAAGCGCGGATCGAGCAGTGCAGTCGGGGACAACGACATATTTTGATCGACGGTATTACGTGAAGGCGTACCCAACGCAAGCCACGGGTTCAGCCACGCACCTATCATCGACCAGCCAGATGCGCCGATTCAGTGTTCATCCCTTATTCTGCTGGGCATCAAGGGGGACATCGAGGATGAAGGTTGCGCCTTGTCCAGCCCCGTCGCTGCGCACGGTCAAGCTGCCACCCATTTCCTGCGCAGCGAGCGCGCAGCTGTGCAGGCCGAAACCGTGACCGTCCTGGCGCGTCGTGAAGCCATGGGAAAAGATGCGCACCAGATGCTCTGGCGTAATCCCGTTGCCGTTATCGGCCACCGTGATACGCAATACTGGCCCGTGCGCAACAGAGGCGTTGAACGTGATGGCCGGGCTGCGATCGATCACGCCGTCCAACGCCTGCTTGGCATTCCTGATCAGGTTCATCAGGATCAGCAGCACCCGGTGCCGGTCCAGCGACAGCAGGGGCAAGTCGGCAATCTCCTTGACCACCGTCACCTCCTGACGCCCCCGTGGTCCGGCACTCATGCGCAAGGCGTCATCGATTAATTCCGAGATCGCTATTGTCTCGACGACACTGACGGCAACGGCATAGGACTGCTGGGCTGCGACAATGGTTTTGATGTGGTCAATGCCCTTGGTGAGTTGCCCGAGTTCTTCGATGATGCCCTGTTGCTCTGCCGTCACCACTGTCGCCAGCTTGAGCAGGTAGTCGGGCAGCATCTTCCCTTTGTTGTCTCGGGTGAGGAAATCGCTCAGGTCATGGACGTGTTCGTTCATCAGCTGAGCCACCTTGCCCAGGCCCTGGGCTTTGGAGTTGCGCATCTGGCCGCTGACCAGCTCTGCCGATACGTTCACGCTGTTGAGGACATTGCCGACGTTGTGCAGCACCGTAGTGGCAATTTCGGCCATGCCCGCCTGACGGGATTTTGCGTTCAGTTCGGCTTGCACCTGGCTCATGCGCAGGGCCGCGCGTACGCGAGCCTTGAGCTCCAGCGGCGAGAAGGGTTTGGCGATATAGTCATCGGCGCCACTCTCCAGCCCGGAGACGCAGGCCTCGCTGCCGCCGCGGGCGGTCAACAGGATCACGGGCAGATGAGCGAAGCCGGCGCTGGCTTTGATTCTGGCGGTCAGGCCAAAGCCGTCGAGCTTGGGCATCATCACGTCCGAGAGAACGACATCGATGGGTCGACGCTGCAGTATTGCCCAGGCCTGTTCTCCATCGGCTGCGGTGGCGACAATGTAGTCGTCGCGCAAAAGTTCGTTGAGGTAGCTGAGCATTTCCGGGTTGTCGTCGACCACCAGTACTTTGGATCGCAAGGCGTGTTCCGGGTGGGGCTCGTCGTCTGCGACTTGCGTCGACGCCGGGTCGCCGCGACTGCCTTGGCGGCCGTCGTCGAAACGCAGGTAGCGCTGCTCGGTGGTGCTCGGTGCTGACCGCTCGTGCATCCTATTGCTGGCGTCGATCGGCACGATGCTTTGCTCGGCCCCCAGCGGAAGTCGCACAAAGAAGCATGAGCCGCGTCCAGGTTCGCTGTTGACGCCAACTTCGCCCCCCATCCGTTCGGCCAGATACTTGACCAGGGCCAGACCAATGCCTGTGCCGCTGTAATGGCGCGTGGCGGAATTGTCGATCTGGGAAAAACGCTGGAACAACAACGGCAGTTTGTCAGGCGCAATGCCAATCCCCGAGTCTTGCACCGCGAGTTCAAATCGCTCGCCATCAATCGGCGTCACGGCCACGTGCACGGTGCCGCCAGCGGGCGTGAACTTGATAGCATTGCTCACCAGGTTAAGCACGATCTTCTCGAAGTGTCGGGGGTCCAGGAACACCGTGCCGAGCGCGGCGTCGATGCTGCAGGTCAAGGTGCAGCCTTTGCCCTGCGCCACCAGCGCGGCATCCTCGGCCAGCACACCTACCGCCTTGTTCAAGTCAACGGACGTTGGAAACAACTCCACCTTGCCGGCTTCGGCCTTGGAAAAGTCGAGGATCTCATTCACCCGGCTCATCAAGCGCAGCGCATTGCGTTGGGCGCGCTCGACTTGCACACGCCAGTCCGCGGGCGGGGTGGTCACCGCTGAGAGCTGCTCCAGGGGGGCGAGAATCAGGGTCAGGGGGGTGCGCAGTTCGTGACTGACCGTGGCAACGAAATCGCTCTTGGCCCGGTTAGCCGTCTCGGCCTGGTTGCGCGCCTGAATGAGTTCGACGGCCTGCGCCTCCAACACCTCGGTCTGCCGGTGCAGCGTGTCGGTCCGTTCATCGACCATTCTCTCCAAAGAGGCCTGGACCTGCTGTCGTTCGGCTTCGGCCTCGGCCTCCAGCACCCGGATGCGCAAAGCATTCTCCTGGAACACCCGCACCGCACGGGTCATGATCCCAATCTCATCGCCGCGCCCGGCGCTGGCGATCTCGGCGCTCAGGTCACCGGCAGCGAGCCGGCGCATGACCGAGGCCAGGGCAACGATGGGCTGCGCAACAAACCGCGAGGTGCTCCAGGCGATGGCACCGGCCAGCAGGATGGCGACGGCGCCCGCGATGATCGTCGCGAGCATGCCGCGATCCTTGTGGACCAAGGCGTCTGAACGCGCTTG
This genomic window contains:
- a CDS encoding MFS transporter, coding for MSQTGVIQGSSVRILIYLLFAIQLVSMGAMEMSGPFWPVHLRGLASSESVFSFASIAVYVGPMLGIMVTSAFWGRIGDRHGHKLMMIRALAGLSLTQLGLAFSTDIWVILVLRFLQGAFAGYIAPAQAYGVSIEAPSRRARLFAILQISTNVGSLLGAVVGGLILDYATFFWINIVASALCAVCTLIAAVTLPNVPPVPKKPAATSAPPASGTSRVWRDFPQLSLLCVMGILLLARMLPQTSFSLYVSATFEVSHSVVGLCYGLLALGFILSASAWSRYFEHRSQAQTLQRITYIVVGCIGLTAVAGFTRNPGIFVVAYFVWGVLLGATTPVLMALISKTADSSRQGYVLGIAQSTAQFASIAGISIGGLLNQVYGLQYTYLFVCLAYAVALMPMLALRYRSAATRSSLVADSN
- a CDS encoding sigma-70 family RNA polymerase sigma factor, yielding MSETLSANHPNRLRAIEALYSGHHGWLYATLKRKLGNAMDAADLAQDTFTRILASQVTVIDQPRAYLSCVAKGILINWYQRKALERAYLEALANVPAHEAPSPETHFLVLETLHEIDAMLDTLAPQVKRAFLLSQINGLKYDDIAEQLGVSLITVKRYMKQAFVQCLMLVE
- a CDS encoding FecR domain-containing protein; its protein translation is MLGLRKEPPLDPQVLEEAAEWLMRLSERELTDHERAEWERWKISTPERNRAWSRATLLQSKFGGLPPSLAMSALDRPNSPERRALLGKLALLLAVVPVSWGGWKLAQSQQWSAGYRTDVGQRRELTLADGSHLTLNTDTAIDVVFDDRQRLIHLREGEILVQTAVDTPPLPRPFLISTRQGRMQALGTRFTVRESSPRTHLAVLDGAVKVTLADNSQAAPLIVNAGQRTDFSAQTFGSLTQADRYAGSWAQGMLMADRMRLADFVAELARYRRGFIRCDPAIADLRVSGAFPISDTDRTLNMLVQTYPVLVTGHLRGYWVTLSPA
- a CDS encoding TonB-dependent siderophore receptor, producing the protein MVHGAVLSVLLAWSVCALASAAVPVQLDSVAVRAYHIAPGPLGATLSNFAVDAGIALSFEPSITQGLTSPELSGTYSTQAAVTRLLDGSGLAMVLRSDGSYTLVQRTVTLSATTVTAPEKPGSSSLPPVYSGGQVATGGRLGLLGNTDVMDAPFSVSTYTAALIKDQQATTVGDVLERDSSVRATGQAGGIVDSFFIRGFPVGEGNLGELAFDGVYGVASNYRVFTDYAERIEVVKGPGALLYGMSPNSAVGGVINVVPKRSLDEDLTRVTASYAQDFQLGTHLDVSRRFGEDRRFGVRVNGRLQAGDTAIDEQSRDVGVGAIALDYQGDRLRTTLDLITQKEQFDAASRPFLIADGVPIPPAANGRTNVSQAWGWSKTLDESALLGGEYDLSDALTLFGHAGGGKSDVARLSDQTPTIINSAGDTSSTPGYYKFKVRRYTVDVGARLRFDTGPISHSSTLQVTRYRDELSRGIISSTPILSNIYQPIERPKVDIATPATPKVSATELSGVAVADTLSILDQRVQVTAGLRKQSIRSNNYNTAGAVTTAYDDGKTTPLFGLVVRPWERVSFYYNYLEGLSKGDIAPATASNAGQVFAPYVSRQHEVGVKLDYGTVMSTLALFQITKPSGELSGGAFSVQGEQRNRGLELNVSGEAGPGTRLLGGVTLLDAQLTETGVAANRGNKPIGVPNVQANLWAEWDVPQVEGLTLTSGALYTASQYVDQANTQALDPWTRFDVGARYSTRIAQRPTILRVTVQNVFDREYWSGVASYGAFSQGSPRTVLLSTSVDF
- a CDS encoding ABC transporter substrate-binding protein translates to MGTIVRRSYAIAALLFAGLAGWSLASTAAEPDTARSTVTDLLGREIKVHLPVRRVILGEGRQLYLVAALDTQNPIERIVGWRKDLIQSDPDTYGAYLRKFPAIAKIPTFGGFEEGTFDIEQAISLHPDVIILNIEAQHATEDARYIEKLDALGIPVVYVDFRNHPMQNTEPTMRLFGQLFGKEARAEAFIDFRNQQIRRVTDVIKAQHPSRPRVFIERIGGYTEDCCLSFGNENFGLFVDMAGGDNIARNIIPSTFGQLNPEQVIVANPQHVVVTSANWEAFAPGGRWVGVGPGADMAQARRKLAWYTQRPAYAGIKAQDDQAFHAIWHQFYNSPYQFVAIQQLAKWFHPTLFTDLDPDASFRELHERFLPVPYEPGYFVSLKP
- a CDS encoding FecCD family ABC transporter permease — protein: MTAVIQRDTYRRLVLRKRLILGALALLLMGSVLLDLALGPASYSFSDVLGALIAPDSAPAQIRVVMWDIRLPIALMAVAVGAALSLAGAQMQTILNNPLASPFTLGISAAASFGAAMGLAFGVALFPLAAQYMVPLNAFIMAMLSALLIHFLSMRRGVTAETIVLLGIALVFTFNALLALVQFFATEQAVAAVVFWTMGSLTKATWPKLGVICLVIVITLPIFAKRAWALTALRLGDDKAASFGINVRSLRFQTLIMVSLLASFPVAFVGTIGFIGLVGPHIARMLIGEDQRFFLPASLLTGALILSASSVVSKTLIPGAIFPIGVVTSLIGVPFFISLILSGKKNAW
- a CDS encoding ABC transporter ATP-binding protein, with protein sequence MVKIQLQDLGARYGQRTIIRGVTTAAFTGGQVVAVVGPNAAGKSTLFKRMAGLIDGPGQVILQDSKKGQQGICYMPQGLNASARLTVYESVLLARKQLSPQWTVHDDELKRVDEMLDALGISDLSFQNLGELSGGQQQLVSIAQTLVREPEILLMDEPTSALDMHRQVQVLKFMGALTRKQQVIVFIALHDLNQALHFADQVLVIADGTAQGSGASHEVITERMLREVYQVEARIEQCSRGQRHILIDGIT
- a CDS encoding sensor histidine kinase; amino-acid sequence: MSQVQAELNAKSRQAGMAEIATTVLHNVGNVLNSVNVSAELVSGQMRNSKAQGLGKVAQLMNEHVHDLSDFLTRDNKGKMLPDYLLKLATVVTAEQQGIIEELGQLTKGIDHIKTIVAAQQSYAVAVSVVETIAISELIDDALRMSAGPRGRQEVTVVKEIADLPLLSLDRHRVLLILMNLIRNAKQALDGVIDRSPAITFNASVAHGPVLRITVADNGNGITPEHLVRIFSHGFTTRQDGHGFGLHSCALAAQEMGGSLTVRSDGAGQGATFILDVPLDAQQNKG